The Prinia subflava isolate CZ2003 ecotype Zambia chromosome 2, Cam_Psub_1.2, whole genome shotgun sequence genomic sequence AACAATGCTCTGTGGCTTTAAACAACAATTTTCCTTCAGTGAGGAACTGAATTTCCTGTGATCTTTCATGCAGGTATAATGCTTTGGAGCCGGGATTGCAATCAAACAGAAGTGGGAAGAGAGAAGCAGCTGTTTTGTGAGAGCTCCCAcaggctgctggggagctgctgacCACCAAAGAGCCTCTGAAGGCTCTCACTGCATTCACCTCCGAGCTCTCACATCTCTACAACTCTCCTGAGCACACTCCAAAGCACAAATCAATTTGTACCTCCCCTTCCTCAGTGGAAGAAACCCAAAGTGTAGGGAAGCCATTGTAAAGCTGACATCAAATTTAACAatgttgaaattatttcattcatAAACATTATTGAAATTATTGAATTTGTAAACTTAAAATACCCATGGTAATGCAGGCAGCAAGAGGGAGGCCAAATGGCAACTGCACCAACCTCAAACCTGGATCCTCAGCAAGTGCCTCAAGCCCTGTGGTGCCCCTGTAAAGCCTCCAGGTTTCCTGGAGGTTTGACTTCAACTATATTGTTTCTAGGAAAAACATTGCTTTTTATTGCTCCTTTAGTAGCACCAGgagcacagaaaataaacagagctTTAGGACCTGCTTGAAAGAGGTTTAAGGTAAGGCTCTAATGATACACAGCTTAAACAGCACTGACaagatttaaaaagaatataCAGCTCTCTGTAATGGGCATTTTGAACCACGTGGTCAAATCAAACCAGTGTTGACAGACACCAAAGCTCCACCAAAGGTATTGTCCACTTCCATATTGGCCAGCAATTTTGGCAAGCCCCAAATAAAGGCTGATATAGCTATTCTAATAGATCACTGTTCATATGGTTAAGGAGGATCAAGCCCTGAAGCAAAGGCAGATAAATGATTGTTCTCCAGCAACAACAATGTCCAGACATCCTGCAAGGAGAGTGAGCCCAACAGAGAAGTGCATCAGCAGCGCTGTCACCCCAAATCTCTGCTCCCCTTCACGcatctcccttcccctctcacAAAGCAGCTCTTGCATTCAGCTGACACAAAGACAGAACATTtggtttctttctgcctcttctAACAATTTGTGGAGAAAGCGGCAGTCAGCTGGACTCAAGTCTGCCGTGAGATCTCCAGCACAAAACCTCTGGTGAatatcccaaaccattctgctGGAAACAGCCAGACACCTTCTGTGAGAGGCCCAGGAGACTCAGGGGAATCACTCAATAACCCAGCTCACACGGCACATGTATCACTCAACTTCTTGTTCAACAGGATAAACAGCAAACCCCATGCAGAAGCAGATCATTAATCAGTCATTTCTCGAACAGGCTTGAAAAGAACAATCTATTCAATTAAAATGATGCAATAGGCCAAGGGTTAATGCTGGTTAGAAAAGGATTCAGGGGAAACCCTTGGAAGAGTTAGGTTGGTAATTGTAGTGCAAACCTCAAACTGGTGACAGTCAAAAGTGAAGCCAGCTGATGtgtcactgctgcctcatgGGTCACCAACTGGCAAAACAGATTTATGGTTGTGAATATGGTAATATAAAACCCATGGTAAGCCTGAGCTCTTGACTGTGCCCAGATATTAAAATAGtggaaacagaaataataataatttaaaaaatcactgcttctgaagtgttttcttgACCTGCACTAGCACCtctcattttaatatttatttgttgACTAAGAAGAACcaatgaagaaataaatcatTCCTTGAGGGAACAAAAACTTACAAATCATTTTCTCAGTGGTTCTGGGTATCTGGTGGTTCCCCTCTCAAAACCAGAGGATTTCTGGGGAAGAGCAGAAGGGCCAGCCTAGAAGAAGGGTAGGAATTGTGACATCCCCTGTCTCAAGAGCTGCTGGTGTCAGCATGGCAGGGGAAGCAGCCGCTGCTGGTTCCGGAGGGGTCACTCAGGGCTGCGGGTCACCCAAAATGAGGCGGGGAGCTTTGCCAGCCcccgctgctgcagcccctctggcGGCCAACAGGTGGCGTCACTGCATTCATGATAAATGGCATTTACTAACTAGCAAAAAAGAGGAACGTTTTGTAAAATAGTCCTTTCTTTTTAAGCCAAAAGCCCAAAGACTcgaacatttttttttttcctagaaaaatgACCCTAGATCTGAGGTGAAACGTCGACCTTACGGGCACcccccacacaaacacacttCCCCAGATGCATCACCATGGAAGCACAGTGAAGAAATAAATCTTCCAACTGGCCTCACCGACGGGCAAAAGCCCAAACACCCGAGACCAGTGAGGGAAGATTGGAGCCAGTGCCTCCactcccttcctcctgccttttGGGCTGACCTTTAGTCTCCATTGTTTAGAGGAGCGTGGAGGCTTTtcatgctctgccagcacaCCTAACAAGCAGGGTGTGCAAACTCATTGTTTACAGAGGCAGTGCCTtgagtttttcctttctggcaGCAAAAAGGACCGTGGACCTTTTTTGGCCAGGACTGCAAGGATACAGGAGGCTCAGGCTGCCCATTCAAAGCCTGGCATGCATGGCCTCATCCCCCTGCAGACAGGAGCTTGCCCTGCTCACGCCTCAAGCTGGTGAGACACACCAGTCTGACCAGAGCCACCCACTCCTGCTGATCCGTGGATGGGAGGGCCAGTGCCACCCTCAGGCATGGCACCCACAGCTACTCGGTTTGTCACTCACTCTCCCTGCCAAGCGTGGCAGCAaggccagggctgtggggagtgACTCAGGCGCTTTCCCAGCCCAGTCAGAACTGAGCCACAGGCATTTGCAGTCGTGGCTCCTGTGGCAGGAATAGGAATGATACCTCTTTCTGCTAAATAAGCAGTGCAGGTAGTCCTTTTCCACACAGATTCTTTGCAGGCCATGTCCCACCCCAGTCTTCTGGCCAGAAGGGCTTAAAGATTTGTGAAAGCTCTTGGTGAGCAAAATAAGCCCCCCAAatacacacagccctgctgcctctcaTTGCTGCTGAGTCACTGGAAAGCAAATTGGATGCTACGCCCCCTTGTCCACTTACAAGAATGATCTGCATGTTTGTACATGTGCTAGGTGAGGTGCACAGTGTGGTTTTGGGGTGCAGCTGACAGGGACACCATCCCAAAAGCACCTGGAGCTGGATGGCTGTGACAGCACAACACTATTGATCCACAAGATGGGATCTGCACGTTCGCACGGAGGATGAGCGGGAAGGACCAGTAAAACGTGTGTGGGTCGTGCTGACAGCCAGTCCCACGCTCCCAGTGCCTTTCCAGCTGGAACGGGGAATGAACACAACTCCCACCTGCAACACAACCACACCTTCTTAAGGGGGACCCTTTACATGGGCCCACacctaaaagaaagaaaaaaattttaaaaaatagtatttaaagAGCAGGTTCTGATGCCAAGGGTTTAGTGGTGATCAGCAGCACTTCCACCATGACCAAGAAGGGACAGACAGGCCTTGCCTCCAGCCTCAGTGAGAAGGCACAAGAAGAGCTGGCAGCATTCCTCCTGACCCTCTTGTGGAGCTCAGCTGACTCTTGACGCAGCATTCACCTTTGCTGGTCTCACTCCCAAGTCTACTGGGCTCTTCCCAACTCTGTGGGAGCCCTgcactgtgccctgcagagACTACACCCCGTGCCATGGCACTGCTCTGCCTACCTGAGAAACAGCAGAACCCTCCCTTAAATCTCTGTTGTCATTAAAACAAAGCTCTTTCTCCAGCACGCAGCTTGTTTCTTGTCTGTGACGTGAGTGCACCCCTGGACTGGCACAGTCCCTAGAGCCTAGCAGCACAGTGCTCCCAGGGTGGTTTGTTTTACAGCACAACAAGAGCTGCTTACACAGGGCAGGGCTCCCACTCCTGTGCCCAGTTGGGTCCCTGCCCAGACTCACTGTGTTACAGCAGTAGGAGAGTGACAAATTTAAGAGCCTCAGAGTGCCAAGTGTATAGGGGGGATTATTTCAACTTCATGGTTTCCCAGTGCTATGCACACACTCCTTCAAGAAATGCCTTAAAACTGTCTGCTTCCAAATAACCTGTATACATCACTGGCCCCAAAGATGACACATGATGAAACGGCCTTACAAAACAAATCCTTACAtttcagcccagcagagcaTCCAAGTGCACAGTCAAGCCAAGACAAATAGAGCACTGCTTTTGCCTGAAAACGTACGTGGCTTGAAAATCCCCATTGTTGCTCTATCCCAGAAAATGATTCATCCTCCCCACGGGGCTTTGCCTTGCCTCCGCACATTTCGCAAGGCTCCTGGCTTTATAACAGCGTGGCGCACGTGGTGACTCCTGGCAGATTCCTGGGCTCGCTTGAGagtgaggaggcagcagctaATCCTCCTAACGATGATTTTCCTCTTGCAGCATTTCTTCCTGCTGGCCATAGACTTAGTGCTCGCCGCGaccctttcctgcctcttttatatctttgtgtgtgtttccaTCGCGTGTCTGACCTGCTGCGTTATCATCTTCTCCTTTGGCACCGTGCAGAGGAATGTTGGTGTGAAAGGGAGAGCAATTGTAATTCTTGTGTCCAACAGTTCCATTGGGAGGATGTTTGCAAGGAACCTGGATAAAGCAGGTTTCGGGGTGTCTGCTGCACAGTGGTCTGCTCAAGAGGAAAGGACAGTGACAGAAGAGTGCTCACCGAACAAGGAGGTAGCCCAGCTCCACCTGACTGAAGATGAGTATGAGAAGACAGTGAAAACCTTCATAGAAAACCACTTATCCCTGAAAGGTAACTTTTGGGGCAAACTTGTGGATTGTGCCTACTGTAGAAATTAAAATGCTCTCGATTGTGAGATCATAGTTCAGAAAATGAGGAAGGCAGGAATGCTGTAGCAAATGGTAATAACACTCTACTGCATTGCATTTTGTtgtgcaaaacaaaaattttgctttttccagggGAAAGAGCCTGCTTTGGTGGCTGTGAAAGGCCCCAGCAGACCCCAGTCCCTGAAGGAAGGCAAGGTAGGCcaaggaaggagggggagaaggtCCTATCAAGGCACAGAGGGCTGGACTTGctctgagaagaaaacacagaaatgaacaAGGGGGAGAAAAGCCCAGACAATGACCTGAGGTGAAGGAACGTGTCTGATTTTTAACCTCCTCCGGATTAAAAAGGAACCCACCTGAGTTCCCTCTTTACTCCTTGGCTGCTGTGGGATTCATTAGTCAGGTCAGAGCTTTGTGTGGCAGGTTGGGGCAGTGTCTCTGAACCATGCTGCCATTGTTTCTGTGGGAATACAGGACCCTGCAGAGCTCatctgggacagcacagggcaaGTGTCCTACTGAGAGGAGGGCTGTGTGCACCGCCAGGGAATCTCCCCGGTCCTTCCTAGGTGAAGGGTGCCAGTGGGAAGACTGGCTTATCCCCTGCTGAGTAACCCCTGGGATCCAGGAGTCTGTGTCCCACTTTACACCTCTTGGGACTGACGGAGAATTCACCCCCAgtcacagggctgtgccctcaCTGCCCTCAGGGCTACGGGGCTACAAGGGAAGAGGCCAACCCATCTCCTTCACTGTGAACCTCCCTAAGGGCCCTCTGAGCTGCAAAGCTCTCTCTGCTTCCCCCACACTGCCGTCTTTCTTCCCCAGCTTCCCCATCCATCTCCTCCTTGCTCTTCTCTCTGTGGTCCCTCCAAGGCTCCCTTTGGGGtctccccagggcagcctcTCTGCTTGCTCATACCAAGCCGAGATCTCAGAGAGCACCCCTATCTCCCCAGGATAAGTACGCCccttggtgctgctgcccagcactgaAAGTTTCTCTGTGCTCCCAGGCCCTGCAGAGGAAGGACATTTTGGAACACAGAGCACGCACCACAAAGCCTCCCGCACTGCAGACGCTCTTCGGAGGAGCGGTAGGGAACCCTaggcagcacctgctgctggctgcagccactcAGGACACAGCTCTCTCacactgctcctctcctcagAAGCACCCAGCAgaccagcagtgcctgggcaaCTCTGCATGGCCCAGGATGCGTCCTCCAAtgcactgcctgcctgcaggcTCCAGAAATGGCTCCCTGCGCACCAGCAGTGGGTTTCACACTGCGTGCTCAGCTGCCTGCATGAGCATTTAGGCTCATTTACCCTAGGAAAATCACTCTGGTAAAACTTTCTTGTGTGGACAAGGCCTAAAAGCTCCCAAGCTGAGTATCAGCATAACCCTACTCTGGAAATGAACAACAGAGGCTTTCTTAACCAGTAAGGATCTGCGGGAGCTGGTGATTTCCGTGGGCCTGTGCTGTTCTAATTAAATAAGAGTCTGGCACAGTGATACCTGTCTTTTTATGTTCTTGACTAGTTTGGTCCCCATGCTAGTTAAAGGCTTTTGCAGGTGTCATGTTGTTTTGATAGGGTGATCTGTTGTAGGATCTGTGAGGTTTTACATTTAGAAACCCCTGCATAATATTCACATTGCGGATGTGGATGTTGAAATGTATTTCCCAAGTGCTGACCCAATTGCATGGCAGATCAAAGCAGTATgttgggaggggaaaaaaaaataaaagaaaaataaaagaaaaaataaaagaaaaagaaaagaaaaaataaaagaaaaataaaagaaaacatcacTGCTTTCTTGGGTTTCTTTGTTAACAGTTTAGAGAGCTGATACTAATTTTACAAAATTTACTGTGATATTTTTGGCATGGGTTAGGTGAACATGAACACTCATCACCaactgactgaaaatgaaagaatttaaaCCAAATCAAAAGCCTACAGTGATGGGTCCTCACATGCAGTTTGGTCAGCAGGATCTGGACAAGGGCAGGAGAAGAGTTAGTGCCGTAGGGCAGAACCATTACACAGTCTTCTCCATTTAAAAACTTCTCTTATGCACTTTGTGTATGCAATTTTCAGTTTCTAAAGAAAGGAAACTTTGCTAATTTTTATGGGGTTTGGTCTTTTTTAATTACTTGTCCCCATAGGACATTTTTACCATTGTATCTTTGctactgtaaataaaaagatacTTGCTCTATGTAATCAAATCTTTTGAAATTCATCCTAAATGCCTTTCAAAGTAACACAGTGAAGACGGAATCCCCCAGTCATTGTTCCTTCTAGAATTAAAATACTCATGACAGCTAAAATAATGTGGTTTTTATTCTAGTACAGGCCCAGCAACCTAATTTTTCAGGAAGGCTAGCACCCATATTTTGCAGTGAGTGTACAAATTAATAAGATGCTACCAGACCTAAGGAGAATGTAACAAAGATACAGAGAAATGCAAGTCAGCCCCCTTCCAAATTCTTCCTTTGCTGTGTGATAGCTTAACTTGGTTCATAAAAAGCCTTTGGTTCTTCTGGCTTTTAGCCTTTGGTGCCTTTAGATCAGATATTCAAACTTTCTCTGTGACCAAGAGGTCAAAGAGACAGAGGCAAAGAGATGAGAGAAGGAGTTTTATTGCTCACCTCCGGCAGCTGAGCTTGTACTATCAGATATTGCAAGAGCTCTTGGCATCGTGTCCAAGTCCTTTGTGATCGAGCTGCTCGAGAACTGCTGCGCTGTGTTGCTCTTTGGGAGGTTGCCTGGAAATGATGGCAATTGCTTCACGATTTTCAGGACTgactgcagggagggtggggtagggcaagcaggaaaaaatgtagAGATGGGCAAGACCCAACAGACAGCAACCTGACCTGACTCGGAAAGAGTTCAGATAACCAGAGTGCTCATCTGGTTAACTGCTGGAGCCTCGGCGTGCACCTGCTCACACACAACAGTCATAGGGCTAAGCAAAACCAGCACTGACTGTTGCCAGAGGATCACACAATcgtttgggttgggaggggccTTAAAGGCCATCTAGGTCCAGCCTCAATGCCACGGGGAGGGATGCCTTCCACTAGACCTGGTtcctcaaagccccatccagcctggccctgaacacttgcagggatgaggcatcctCTGTAGTCCCTCAGGTTCCCGCAGGAGAGATGATCCTTGATGTGAGCGATGCCTCACCCTGGACAGTCTTCCTCTGCTCGTTCAGATCTCTGCTATGCTGAAGTTGCTTACAAGAGTTCTGTTGCTTTTCATTGGGTCAGGATTTCATTTCTTGTACCTGAATCTCAGATAAGACCCGACAACTGCTGGATTCTTTGGAACTTACCAccttccctctgtccctgtctctCAAACAGGAAGGACAATAACCTTTACACAAGCAGAGAAATAACTGATGCAAATTGATAATAATAATTCCTAAGTAATGTTAGGACACATGTCTCACCACCACACTTCGCCATGgcttttcagagcagcagcaaatgcCTGTTTCCAAGCCTTGTTCTGCAGGCTCCAAAGGGAAAGAGCTACCTATGCAGACAGCTAGGCCAGTGGGAGATACTGGACTATCATCCTTGGCCGTCTGTCCTCATCTCCACGTTGCCGTTGGCAAAGGGGCTCTCATGACCTCTCCCTAAGTTAGTGCAGGCAAGATCACCTTATCATTTGATCAGCTGAAATGGGTGTGTTAAGTGGTGTTAATCCAGCTCACGACTTTCTTCCTGCACTGTGGGACACTGCTGCAATCTCTGTGAGGGCAGTCACGTCAGCCTGGGCAGGTACAGCTAATCCTGGGCAAGGAAGGGTGTCCACAGCTGCAGTGGCTTGCTCAAGGCTGTGcactgaggctgccagagctgcacagagcgCTGAGCTGCCGAGGCTTCCAGCAGCCCCATGGCTCCTTGGACAGTCTCCACCTCCTCCAAAGGTCAGGCTGCTTTGGCAgttctgctgtgcagcaggtaGCAGTGGTAGATGCTTCCTCTTGCCTTGCATCTCTCCTTCAGCATTCCCAGACTTTACTTTGCCATACAGTTTAGTCCAGGAAGGCATCTTGGGACAGAGATCCAGAAAGGAAGACCCTACAGtgaacagggacagagacactGGGACTGCTGCCTTCTGTGGTAGGCACACTGCAGAAACTCTTGCTTCCCAAGGATGCCAGTGTGGTTGGTCAGGTTATTTTGTTAGAAGGCAACCCTTACTCACTTTCCATGCTGTGCTTTCCTTAGGATAAAGGCAAGGGCACCCAGTCATTCCTACactcagagcagagagaaagtTCAGCTTTCTTTGGGAACAGTCTAGCTCAGTGCATGGCAAGAGCAGTTGttcccacagctgcagagatgGATTGAACAGATGCAATAATCATTGACTGCAATAAACTACAAGGGAGTAGGAAtgaacaaagcaaacaaaatcatAGACTCATGCAATTTTAAAGAGTGCTACATTATTTAACTTCACTCAGCTACAACAACTGCAGGCCACCTTGGATAAATCAGCCCATTTTCCAAGCTGTAAATGACCGTGTTTGGACTTATGAgtgaaatgaataatttttgcAGCTATGCTTTTGTGCCTTTAATGGGGGTTATCCAGAAGTTTTTGAAAAACTGGCTTGCAGTTATATTGCCTTCCTGTCTCTTGGGGATTTATCAAAACGAGAGAAGCATTTTGATACAGCAGCATCAAGGCTGTGAAcccagagagagaaaatagatCTCATTCTGGAACTATAGGTTGGGAGgagttatttattttaagatgAAGGGGAGCTCCCCAGTCAAagctcctttttaaaaataggaatcTATGCATCATCTAGAGTCAATGTGTCTTTTTTCCATGTGAAGCCCTGCATCCAGTACCTCTGGACATTTTATGGGAGGCCAATTTTCACTTCCTTGAAGTGGTTTTGTAATTCTCTTGTTTCGACAGACCACTTGTCCTCCAAGCACCGAGCACCCGGGACAGCCACACAGAACCTCCTGATTAAAGCGTTACACAATCCAGAAAGGCTGCAGCAACACTTCTCCTCCGTCCCCATTCCTCACTCATTGCAAGTGGGCAGAACCTCCATCCCAAAGCTTTGGTTTTCTGCCTGTTGGTGGCTGGAGGATCACTGCTTGCAAACCAAGCTCTGTAAGCAGTAATTAAAACTGCGTGTTGGTGTGCCCTACGTTAAAAAGAGGGTTATTCGCTTGGATGCATTCAGAACACGTCGCCGTGCTCACCACTAATGCCAGCCGTGAGTACAAtatgggaagagaaggaggtgAAAGAGCCATGTGCTGCCAATCTGTCTTTCTTCCAAATTGTCTGTTTACAGACAGGAACAGAAGTGGATCATTTCtcaaaaagaaaccaaacaaagccCAGGCAGTTGGATACTTATGTTATACTGGCTCCTAAATTCTGCCAGAAGCCATTTTTAGCATCCTAAATCAGTACCCTCTTCACACTGCCCCCGCTTAGCTCACATGAATTTTAGTCCTAAACCATTTTAAGTTTATCTTAAAACAACCCCTAGACATGAGTTTCATTTCCAAGCTGCATCAATCCTTAAACCACACAAGACTGAAGAGTATTTTTAGAGATTGCCAAAAAGATATCTATGTTTATGATACATCACTTTAAACAGTGATCAACAACTTTTCATGCAACTTCAGTGGCAGGATTGGAGATGCAAagtaaaataaacccaaaaGTATCTGAgaagctattttttttaatcacttatGCATAATGCTAAACTAATCTCTGATTCTGGAAGTCATTGGAAATAATCCTAGGTGTAACATAACTTTTacactaatttaaaaatttttacattaatttaaaaatttttctttcccagaaaaGAGCTTAGTTAGCTTTGCATCAGTTTAGAGATGACGTCTTTCATTAaccagagctgagcagcttCTGACCAgaaagtatttttgaaaaataccaGGATTAAAGCCCAAAGGGTTCTACAGGcctgttttttccaaataatgCAGTTTGTCAAAGTGTGTGCACCGGGATGTTTTTACTCTACCCCTTACCTCAGTCCTTCAGAAAAGTTTTCCACAGGTCAGCTTTAACAGGGAAAGAGAATCAagtgagagaaaatatttctgcagctctgctttcccatGTTACAGT encodes the following:
- the LOC134547483 gene encoding uncharacterized protein LOC134547483 isoform X1; this encodes MIFLLQHFFLLAIDLVLAATLSCLFYIFVCVSIACLTCCVIIFSFGTVQRNVGVKGRAIVILVSNSSIGRMFARNLDKAGFGVSAAQWSAQEERTVTEECSPNKEVAQLHLTEDEYEKTVKTFIENHLSLKGMYGKMRKPSILIWDEGAPDTHGLPERKASCGGKKAVKAPRRNCLLQTALCISILFHPLTWVLSLVKRSSQLLAPLLKSKN
- the LOC134547483 gene encoding uncharacterized protein LOC134547483 isoform X2 is translated as MIFLLQHFFLLAIDLVLAATLSCLFYIFVCVSIACLTCCVIIFSFGTVQRNVGVKGRAIVILVSNSSIGRMFARNLDKAGFGVSAAQWSAQEERTVTEECSPNKEVAQLHLTEDEYEKTVKTFIENHLSLKGERACFGGCERPQQTPVPEGRQGRPRKEGEKVLSRHRGLDLL